The following coding sequences lie in one Fibrobacter sp. genomic window:
- a CDS encoding tetratricopeptide repeat protein — protein sequence MKSFVFILITILTAFATSNATETCAGLEAGAKAYNEGDFERAVDEWRSCADSGINDADLFYNLGNAYFRSGKLGFSIFYYKKALRLRANDSDIQHNLKYAQAMTRDKVDEDSEENPILNALFQAHHAISLKTQLWIMLGIFWAIAIAAVLTRISLREKARNIYTGIIFALTIVLGVFGASAGYKIFVLETDITGVVTAKDADVTSAPSDKSQTLNTLSEGTSFQVLSIQGNFAEIQLGEKIKGFVKLSDVGIVE from the coding sequence ATGAAAAGTTTTGTATTTATTCTGATTACTATTCTAACGGCATTCGCCACCTCTAATGCAACCGAAACCTGTGCCGGTCTCGAAGCAGGTGCCAAAGCCTACAACGAAGGCGATTTCGAACGGGCCGTTGACGAATGGCGGAGCTGTGCCGACAGCGGCATTAACGATGCTGACCTTTTCTACAACCTGGGGAACGCCTATTTCAGGAGCGGAAAACTGGGATTCTCCATTTTCTACTACAAGAAAGCCCTCCGTCTTAGGGCCAACGACAGCGACATTCAGCACAACCTGAAATACGCCCAGGCCATGACCCGTGACAAGGTAGACGAAGATTCCGAAGAGAACCCCATTCTGAACGCCCTTTTCCAGGCGCACCACGCCATTTCCCTAAAGACGCAGCTCTGGATTATGCTCGGCATTTTCTGGGCCATAGCCATTGCCGCCGTGCTGACCAGAATCAGCCTGCGCGAAAAGGCCCGAAACATCTACACCGGCATCATCTTTGCGCTTACCATCGTCTTAGGAGTCTTTGGCGCCAGTGCCGGCTACAAGATTTTTGTCCTGGAAACGGACATCACCGGAGTTGTCACCGCAAAAGACGCCGACGTGACCAGCGCTCCAAGCGACAAGTCCCAGACCCTGAATACCCTTTCCGAAGGAACATCCTTCCAGGTGCTTTCCATCCAAGGAAATTTCGCCGAAATCCAGCTGGGCGAAAAAATCAAGGGCTTCGTCAAGCTCTCCGACGTAGGAATCGTGGAATAA
- a CDS encoding protein BatD: MKRLLLILLCLAAVATARMSLQVDKDRVEAGKTFKLMLIVPLQELPTERGVPQLETRNGFTFLGLDSAEQVIRPDFEDMFNSFFGGGGRPYKARVYSFNIRAPKKTGSLDVGQIEWNINGSVRTISGNIPINIQRAYSDEALSVSLTPSKRSIYEGEQFYVTLGFHTYEHFEGGLQATDMSTGNDFIVHRGDLSTMEFKPVEGARREMQASAKFAWLSPTKSGSLQIPPFKFKYTKRGEPKIVEEKKQMGGMSFHSQSIKQESIEAETQTPTVNITVKPLPAQGKPADFSGMVGDYKFSADFDRTNLKVGEALTLSINIKGDGTPGTITDPKLPDFSEFRSVPPENNISKKVTGNKVITSKDIKVFLYPKKKGSFEIPAINYSWFNPAKKKYETATAGPWTIEVEKGDTGAEAIFQSPVAGSAGPSAVQKQEIESLGSDIRFIHTSAAKADSPAPYKSVLFWILFTAAIPFYIVATLLVKIRRKRNSNAALVRKGHANKQLKEKFAQARKALEAGDGKGFFAALENGLLNYLSDTTNLEFKGMTRPQMKEELARLGVKEETIAAIDSWLDKCAFVRYAPVTATPEEQKQMLTDVEKLCEKVR, translated from the coding sequence ATGAAAAGATTGTTGTTGATTCTTCTCTGTCTGGCAGCGGTCGCAACGGCCCGCATGTCGCTCCAGGTGGACAAGGACCGCGTAGAAGCCGGCAAGACCTTCAAACTGATGCTTATCGTGCCCCTGCAGGAACTCCCCACCGAAAGGGGCGTCCCGCAGCTGGAAACGCGTAACGGATTTACCTTCTTGGGCCTGGACAGCGCAGAACAGGTCATCCGTCCCGATTTCGAAGACATGTTCAACTCCTTCTTTGGCGGAGGTGGCAGGCCTTACAAGGCAAGGGTCTATAGTTTCAACATCCGCGCCCCCAAAAAGACAGGCTCCCTAGACGTTGGGCAAATCGAATGGAACATCAACGGAAGCGTGCGCACCATCAGCGGAAACATTCCCATAAATATCCAGCGGGCCTATAGCGACGAAGCCCTATCCGTAAGTCTCACCCCCAGCAAAAGATCCATCTACGAAGGGGAACAGTTCTACGTCACTCTCGGGTTCCACACCTACGAGCATTTCGAGGGAGGCCTGCAGGCCACCGACATGAGCACTGGCAACGACTTTATCGTCCACCGCGGCGACCTTTCCACCATGGAATTCAAGCCCGTCGAAGGCGCCCGCCGCGAAATGCAGGCCAGCGCCAAGTTCGCCTGGCTCTCTCCCACCAAAAGCGGCTCCCTACAAATTCCGCCCTTCAAGTTCAAGTACACCAAGCGGGGCGAACCGAAAATTGTAGAAGAAAAGAAGCAGATGGGCGGCATGTCTTTCCACAGCCAGTCCATCAAGCAGGAATCTATCGAAGCCGAAACCCAGACTCCGACTGTAAACATCACGGTAAAGCCTCTCCCCGCCCAGGGCAAACCCGCAGACTTTAGCGGTATGGTAGGCGACTACAAGTTCAGCGCCGATTTCGACCGCACAAACCTCAAGGTAGGCGAAGCCCTGACGCTATCCATAAACATCAAGGGCGACGGTACGCCTGGCACCATCACGGACCCTAAACTTCCCGATTTCAGCGAGTTCCGCTCCGTCCCGCCAGAAAACAACATCTCCAAAAAGGTTACGGGGAACAAGGTCATCACCTCCAAGGACATCAAGGTTTTCCTCTACCCCAAAAAGAAGGGGTCCTTCGAAATCCCGGCCATAAACTATTCCTGGTTCAACCCCGCCAAGAAAAAATATGAAACGGCTACCGCAGGCCCCTGGACCATCGAGGTGGAAAAAGGGGACACAGGTGCCGAAGCCATTTTCCAGAGTCCCGTGGCAGGATCCGCAGGCCCAAGCGCCGTGCAAAAACAAGAAATTGAATCCCTAGGTAGCGACATCCGGTTTATTCACACCAGCGCCGCAAAGGCGGACAGCCCCGCCCCCTACAAGAGCGTGCTGTTCTGGATTCTCTTTACCGCAGCCATTCCTTTCTACATCGTCGCTACCCTTCTTGTCAAGATCCGTCGCAAGCGTAACAGCAACGCGGCTCTGGTCCGCAAGGGGCATGCCAACAAGCAGCTCAAAGAAAAGTTCGCCCAGGCCCGCAAGGCTCTCGAAGCAGGCGACGGCAAGGGATTCTTTGCCGCTCTCGAAAACGGGCTCTTGAACTACCTGAGCGACACCACCAACCTGGAATTCAAGGGCATGACACGCCCCCAGATGAAAGAGGAACTGGCAAGGCTCGGCGTGAAAGAAGAAACCATTGCCGCCATCGACAGCTGGCTTGATAAATGCGCTTTCGTGCGCTACGCTCCCGTGACGGCCACGCCCGAAGAGCAAAAACAGATGCTTACCGATGTGGAAAAGCTTTGCGAGAAAGTTAGATAG
- a CDS encoding nucleoid-structuring protein H-NS: MYYETIKVLDCTIRDGGLVNKHDFSLEFVRRLYTLLSAAGIDYMEMGYKNSPELFDPKEYGPWKFCDDDLLWKVKDGIDSKMKMAVMADVGRVNMDAVK; the protein is encoded by the coding sequence ATGTACTACGAAACTATCAAAGTTCTCGATTGCACCATCCGCGACGGCGGCCTGGTGAACAAGCACGATTTTTCTCTGGAATTTGTGCGTCGCCTCTACACCCTCCTCTCTGCAGCCGGCATCGACTACATGGAAATGGGCTACAAGAATTCTCCCGAACTTTTCGACCCCAAGGAATATGGTCCGTGGAAGTTCTGCGACGATGACCTGCTGTGGAAAGTGAAGGACGGTATCGACTCCAAGATGAAAATGGCCGTGATGGCCGATGTGGGCCGCGTGAATATGGACGCCGTGAAGC
- a CDS encoding CofH family radical SAM protein produces the protein MSPLLQKAIEGIRLSPAEALDLLKNAPWTQVAEAANIVRHRINPGNKVGYTAFRIVNYTNVCEITCSFCSFCRPAKSPEAYVLSLGEIRQKTLEAKAKGADQIFLQGGVNRDIPLSYYTDVLQMLTREMSVKVRGFSPVELVRIAEFNHMELDDLLDILKAAGLSSVPGAGAEILSDRMRQILSPKKLPAKQWCDTLAACHKKGLPGSANIVFGSCETAEEIVEHLDYVRSTQDVAQGFKSFVVWTFQPQTDKFPIRHVRGDEYLKLLALSRLYLDNIPHIEVSLLGMGLSLGELGLHCGADDINSIVIEENVLQNHGLTSIAEAEAFIKNAGFTPYRRSLNFD, from the coding sequence ATGAGCCCCCTATTGCAAAAAGCCATCGAAGGCATTCGCCTCTCCCCCGCCGAGGCATTGGATTTACTGAAAAACGCCCCGTGGACCCAGGTGGCAGAGGCAGCCAACATAGTGCGCCACAGAATCAATCCAGGCAACAAGGTGGGCTATACGGCTTTCCGCATCGTGAACTACACCAACGTGTGCGAAATCACCTGCAGTTTTTGCAGCTTTTGCAGGCCGGCCAAGAGCCCCGAGGCCTACGTGCTTAGTTTAGGCGAAATCCGGCAGAAAACGCTGGAGGCGAAGGCCAAGGGCGCAGACCAAATCTTTTTGCAGGGCGGCGTGAACAGGGACATTCCCTTAAGCTACTACACCGACGTCTTGCAAATGCTCACCCGCGAAATGAGCGTAAAGGTCCGGGGGTTCTCGCCGGTGGAATTGGTGCGCATCGCCGAATTCAACCACATGGAGCTCGACGACCTGCTCGACATTTTGAAAGCGGCGGGACTCAGTTCCGTACCCGGTGCCGGGGCCGAAATTCTCAGCGACCGCATGCGTCAAATTCTGTCACCGAAAAAACTTCCCGCCAAACAATGGTGCGACACTCTTGCCGCCTGCCACAAGAAGGGATTGCCCGGCAGCGCCAACATCGTATTCGGCAGTTGCGAAACCGCAGAAGAAATCGTCGAGCATCTGGATTACGTGCGCAGCACCCAAGACGTCGCTCAGGGCTTCAAGAGCTTTGTAGTATGGACCTTCCAGCCGCAAACGGACAAGTTCCCCATTAGGCACGTGCGGGGCGACGAATACCTGAAACTGCTGGCCCTTTCACGCCTGTACCTGGACAATATTCCCCACATCGAAGTGTCGCTCTTGGGCATGGGCCTTTCGCTGGGAGAGCTTGGGCTCCACTGCGGCGCCGACGACATCAACAGCATTGTGATAGAAGAAAACGTGTTGCAGAACCACGGACTCACCTCCATCGCAGAGGCAGAAGCCTTCATCAAGAACGCCGGTTTTACGCCGTACCGCCGTTCTTTAAACTTCGACTAA